One genomic region from Anticarsia gemmatalis isolate Benzon Research Colony breed Stoneville strain chromosome 7, ilAntGemm2 primary, whole genome shotgun sequence encodes:
- the LOC142974379 gene encoding uncharacterized protein LOC142974379, with amino-acid sequence MFSKAKRFESIPPPKIPNKLLTNKPDNEKPKPNIKVPAVPGKPKTLPSLGSAKVHSDVQSQCSSTHSVKSFATPKPLKMSTVTRVPTSLKKKTEQSCHKNKNETHSEIIKAQEVEIRNKDHTILEYTKQIEEFKNKISQLEKQVKEINNVTHIDKQLSQLKLNEPKDTVESYSTNTTIRDLKERIFELEQQCEKLDQEVTDKQLELRSVEEVITIRDSLCQDLQQKLTNAETDLDETRQRLEMVKGHHALALEANESIRREYKAELETLKLKLEEEKQAIMNKCKIDQEHIKSKYNNLLETVKQQLLREKNEAVQELQQELINKDNEMKAKLEQIEEATHEKLRLCEIQFEERSLNIHDHYTQQQIKLQSLENEIKDLNYNVSLAEEQKIMLQKEISLLKYENETLKKDKLALIKERDEIKEESKTKLIDFENEINKLTVEVEKAVKEKNKFETSLSVTRDIVQVLTMRLRESDNELEALEDKVQSLTNSNEILEGELASYKSTLNNTVMECNEYKDALVNILKSKAALAKEHNRIMEHNVSLIESLQNVEKEAYRELGSIKSELIEDVELLKKESNSQIQYLRDEVEKKRVLCEMATEHAGQATAAAEQSRELLAQAAAEINRLETENQCLQQQIQDQQSLVVELSLLRQENEELTMTVAKQSSIIDKMKKNSEQLQYKPKSPSVIRKTTKIGKENMQTVISPLRERNH; translated from the exons ATGTTTTCTAAGGCCAAGCGATTTGAATCTATTC CCCCACCAAAAATTCCAAACAAGCTCTTAACAAACAAACCAGATAATGAGAAACCAAAACCAAATATCAAAGTGCCAGCTGTCCCGGGCAAACCCAAGACATTGCCCTCACTGGGCTCTGCCAAGGTCCACAGTGATGTGCAGTCCCAATGCAGCTCTACCCATAGTGTTAAATCATTTGCAACA CCAAAGCCATTAAAAATGTCCACAGTAACAAGAGTTCCTACTAGCTTGAAAAAGAAAACCGAACAATcttgccataaaaataaaaatgaaactcACAGTGAGATTATCAAAGCCCAAGAAGTAGAAATAAG aaacaaAGATCACACAATATTGgaatacacaaaacaaatagAGGAATTCAAGAATAAGATTTCACAACTAGAAAAACAagttaaggaaataaataatgtcactCACATAGATAAGCAACTTTCACAGCTTAAACTAAATGAACCAAAGGATACTGTTGAAAGTTATAGCACTAATACTACCATAAGAGACCTAAAGGAAAGGATATTTGAGTTAGAACAGCAATGTGAGAAACTGGATCAAGAAGTAACTGATAAGCAATTAGAATTGAGGTCTGTTGAAGAGGTAATTACCATCAGAGATAGCTTATGTCAAGATCTACAGCAAAAGTTAACTAATGCTGAAACAGATTTGGACGAAACTCGTCAAAGGCTCGAAATGGTTAAAGGTCATCATGCCCTTGCACTAGAAGCTAATGAAAGTATCAGACGCGAATACAAGGCTGAGTTGGAAACATTGAAATTAAAGTTAGAAGAAGAGAAACAAGCAATCATGAACAAATGTAAAATAGATCAAGAACATAtcaaatctaaatataataatctgtTAGAAACAGTGAAACAACAGTTGTTGAGGGAGAAAAATGAAGCGGTTCAGGAGCTGCAGCAGGAGCTCATTAACAAGGATAATGAAATGAAAGCTAAACTTGAGCAAATAGAAGAAGCAACGCACGAAAAACTGCGACTTTGCGAAATCCAATTCGAAGAGCGCAGTCTTAATATTCACGACCATTATAcacaacaacaaataaaacttcaaaGTCTAGAAAACGAAATCAAAGATCTCAATTATAATGTATCACTGGCAGAAGAGCAAAAAATTATGCTGCAAAAAGAAATTAGCCTTCTGAAGTATGAGAATGAAACATTAAAGAAAGATAAACTTGCTCTTATCAAAGAGAGGGATGAAATCAAAGAGGAgtctaaaacaaaacttattgattttgaaaacgAAATTAATAAACTCACTGTGGAAGTAGAAAAGGCTGTGAAAGAGAAGAATAAGTTTGAAACATCTTTGTCTGTTACTAGAGATATTGTGCAAGTATTGACAATGCGTCTGAGAGAATCTGATAATGAATTAGAAGCTTTAGAAGATAAGGTACAGAGTTTGACGAATTCTAACGAAATTCTGGAAGGTGAACTTGCTTCATACAAATCCACGTTAAACAACACTGTTATGGAATGTAATGAATATAAAGACGCACTGGTTAATATTCTTAAATCAAAAGCAGCTTTGGCTAAGGAACATAATCGTATTATGGAGCACAATGTTTCTTTGATTGAAAGTCTTCAAAACGTCGAGAAAGAAGCGTATCGTGAACTTGGTTCCATCAAGAGTGAACTTATTGAAGATGTAGAACTATTAAAGAAAGAATCTAATTCTCAGATTCAGTATCTACGCGATGAG gttGAAAAGAAACGTGTTCTGTGCGAGATGGCAACTGAGCACGCGGGTCAGGCTACAGCTGCAGCAGAACAATCACGTGAGCTTCTGGCTCAAGCCGCAGCTGAGATCAATCGTCTTGAAACTGAGAATCAATGTCTGCAGCAACAG ATTCAAGACCAGCAGTCCTTAGTTGTGGAGCTATCACTACTCCGTCAGGAAAATGAGGAGTTAACAATGACTGTAGCTAAACAGTCTTCAATTATTGACAAAATGAAGAAAAACTCTGAACAATTACAGTACAAACCTAAATCGCCATCTGTGATTCGTAAAACTACTAAAATCGGTAAAGAAAATATGCAGACGGTGATATCTCCCCTAAGGGAGCGTAATCATTAA
- the Nrt gene encoding neurotactin, with protein MSTMDINKEYEDDNKTLDKKQIEAEEKEVMLKAEEDKSSPAELKADDGPVKAALSGDLTEQGREVKPKFIPIGAIKMPGFFTKNSDKDKSKDDEAAIEKDTENEKTDDNSQVKEHRFQFLNRMMKFLHQDDGEDNKGDRKKMGGLFNLRYPKVFQKHSANNAEATLASMETLDDKLDTPNDGMETVKLETPEIEEGKVATKLPLRERIRQKKFIIDDIVVCCIALLVLLVVIIGIVIGSQAGPPVERPLRLGRYITTFTGCGPVEGILDEGVYKFYSIPYAVPPVDEKRFTYAQPLNDISHCWNGTLNARTKGPLCLQFLENVTITGEEDCLTVDVVTPHVRYDTPLPVVVLIGANSLTGGISPAQPSALYARTKEVVFVRPNFRLGPFGFLALDILSNSRHLPASGNYGLSDLLAALQWVNLNIKHFGGDPESVTLLGHRAGATLTAALTTVKQAQKLYSRVWLSSPSVKYPGEPLESSQQLNNRFKEMTKCNDADCLRRISTTEILTPDIWLESHIGDLPKRDESNHSLLVLDGELLKVHAYESWNAAKISGKDKVFKPMVFGTTQHSSHSDLLQKKHLNWTADIVEKMVKDSVLGEKNLTAAIFTHVNKSYEGLVELISSIRTLCPLVSLARITLGVPMYVVMGSGAGGGAGGSGIAGINADVEAILGTFDSEMPEQRRFMAAMQQLFYYFVWHGHLPGPESGLIKVGQDLLPLNGFPLCDLLINEDIVPMYAHSD; from the exons ATGAGCACTATGGACATAAACAAAGAATATGAGGACGATAATAAAACGCTCGATAAGAAGCAGATTGAAGCGGAGGAGAAAGAAGTAATGTTAAAAGCTGAAGAGGATAAATCGAGCCCTGCGGAGTTGAAAGCTGACGACGGTCCTGTGAAGGCAGCTCTTTCCGGCGACCTGACAGAACAAGGGCGCGAAGTCAAGCCCAAGTTTATACCGATTGGGGCTATCAAAATGCCCGGTTTCTTTACCAAAAACTCTGACAAAGATAAGTctaaa gATGATGAGGCAGCTATTGAGAAGGATACTGAAAATGAAAAGACTGATGACAATTCTCAGGTTAAAGAGCACCGCTTCCAATTTCTAAATAGAATGATGAAGTTTTTACATCAAGATGATGGTGAAG ATAATAAAGGAGACCGCAAGAAAATGGGAGGTCTGTTTAATTTAAGATATCCTAAGGTATTCCAAAAACACTCAGCAAACAATGCAGAAGCCACCCTTGCTTCTATGGAGACCTTGGATGATAAGCTTGACACACCAAATGATGGGATGGAGACTGTCAAACTGGAGACACCT gagATTGAGGAAGGCAAAGTGGCTACCAAGCTCCCCCTTAGAGAAAGGATTCGTCAGAAGAAGTTTataatag ATGATATAGTGGTTTGTTGCATTGCACTCCTAGTCCTTCTGGTGGTTATCATAGGCATTGTGATTGGATCTCAAGCTGGGCCGCCCGTAGAGCGCCCGCTGCGTCTTGGTCGTTATATAACCACATTCACTGGCTGTGGACCTGTTGAAgg AATCTTGGATGAAGGAGTCTACAAGTTCTACAGTATACCTTATGCTGTGCCACCAGTTGATGAAAAGCGGTTCACTTATGCTCAACCCTTGAATGACATATCTCATTGTTGGAACGGAACTCTAAATGCAAGAACAAAAGGTCCTCTCTGTCTACAATTCTTAGAAAATGTTACCATTACTGGTGAAGAAGATTGTCTAACAGTTGATGTTGTTACTCCACATGTCAGGTATGATACCCCATTACCAGTTGTAGTACTGATTGGAGCAAATTCTTTGACTGGAGGTATAAGTCCTGCACAACCATCTGCATTGTACGCGCGCACCAAAGAGGTAGTTTTTGTACGTCCTAATTTTAGATTGGGTCCTTTTGGATTCCTTGCGCTAGACATTTTATCAAATAGTAGACATCTACCTGCATCCGGAAATTACGGTCTTAGTGATTTATTGGCTGCATTGCAATGGgtcaatttaaacattaaacatttcgGTGGAGACCCAGAATCAGTAACTTTATTAGGTCATAGAGCTGGTGCAACATTGACTGCTGCACTCACTACTGTAAAACAAGCCCAGAAGTTGTACTCCAGGGTATGGCTATCATCACCCTCAGTCAAATATCCTGGAGAACCATTAGAGTCATCTCAACAACTGAACAATAGATTCAAGGAAATGACGAAATGTAATGATGCCGATTGTTTACGCCGAATTTCTACCACCGAAATCCTCACACCAGACATATGGTTGGAATCTCATATTGGAGATTTACCTAAAAGAGATGAGTCAAATCATTCTTTATTAGTCTTAGATGGAGAACTTTTAAAAGTCCACGCTTATGAAAGCTGGAACGCCGCTAAAATTTCTGGAAAAGACAAAGTTTTTAAACCAATGGTATTTGGTACAACACAACATTCTAGTCACTCAGATCTCTTACAAAAGAAACATTTGAATTGGACTGCTGATATCGTAGAAAAAATGGTAAAAGACAGTGTCCTTGGTGAGAAAAATCTGACAGCTGCGATTTTCACACACGTTAATAAAAGTTACGAAGGGTTGGTGGAGTTGATATCGTCCATTCGTACTTTATGTCCTTTAGTAAGCCTCGCTCGTATAACACTCGGCGTACCCATGTATGTGGTGATGGGATCCGGCGCCGGAGGTGGTGCAGGCGGCTCAGGTATTGCGGGTATAAATGCTGATGTTGAAGCGATACTGGGAACTTTTGATTCAGAAATGCCAGAGCAGCGACGATTTATGGCAGCTATGCAGCAGCTCTTTTACTATTTCGTGTGGCACGGCCACTTACCTGGACCCGAAAGTGGTCTTATCAAGGTAGGCCAAGATTTACTTCCCCTCAATGGCTTCCCACTTTGTGACTTACTAATCAATGAGGACATAGTGCCAATGTATGCGCACAGTGATTAA
- the Trap1 gene encoding TNF receptor associated protein 1 has protein sequence MSALRVKFGSTLCAKRLLMHSINNAKHISTCNIAVKKLNGVHIPSYQPIRYCSVAPEEKKKETETLKGSSEKREFQAETRMLLDIVARSLYSDKEVFIRELISNASDALEKFRYLSVSAAPDAEKLEELDRPLEIRLETDKQNRTLTFQDTGIGMTKEELTQNLGTIARSGSKSFIEEIKKQGADQASSIIGQFGVGFYSAFMVADKIEVFTRSSKAGSQGYKWSSDGSGTYEIQEADGVPIGTKIVVYLKTDCREFADDDTVQNIIKKYSNFVSSPIFLNTEQVNSIKPLWLMEPKEVTQEQHIEFYKFISNSYDKPRFTLHYKTDAPLSIRSILYVPEGKPGLFELSRDSDVGVALYSRKILIKSKAENILPKWLRFVKGVVDSEDIPLNLSRELLQNSALIVKLKSVLTNRFIKFMVDMSQKDVAGYEAFYKDYSIFLKEGIVTSQSPLEREEISKLLRFESSKLGNGVRTSLSEYITRQKEDQRTIYYLAAPSRELAETSPYYESLKKRDVEVLFCYEMYDELVLLELKEFGNRKLVSVENDMQTDPADQADTIIGSETLQQSQVDELVSFLKSNLAGKVFEVRTTQKLDSHPCVITVQEMAAARHFIRTQAQSLSEENRFALLRPHLEINAKHPIIKKLHKLLSTDKELADMVAQQLFSNAMVTAGLVMDPRNLITHINDLLVKALEKH, from the exons atgTCCGCTTTGAGAGTAAAGTTCGGTTCCACACTATGTGCGAAGAGGTTATTAAtgcattcaataaataatgcaaAACACATTTCAACCTGTAATATTGCCGTTAAAAAGCTAAATG GAGTTCATATACCAAGCTACCAACCTATCAGATATTGCAGTGTTGCTCCAGAGGAGAAAAAAAAGGAAACAGAAACATTGAAAGGTTCATCAGAAAAAAGAGAATTTCAGGCTGAAACACGAATGCTCTTGGATATTGTTGCACGATCACTATATTCTGACAAAGAG gtgttTATAAGAGAACTAATTTCTAATGCAAGTGATGCTTTGGAGAAGTTCCGTTACCTCAGTGTCAGTGCTGCACCAGACGCAGAGAAACTGGAAGAATTAGACAGACCTCTTGAAATAAGGCTGGAAACTGACAAACAAAACAGAACTCTTACTTTCCag gATACAGGTATAGGTATGACTAAAGAAGAACTCACACAGAACTTGGGTACTATAGCTCGCTCAGGGTCCAAGTCCTTCATTGAAGAGATCAAGAAGCAGGGTGCTGACCAAGCTAGTTCAATCATAGGACAGTTTGGTGTCGGCTTCTACTCTGCATTCATGGTGGCTGACAAGATTGAAGTGTTCACTAGAAGCAGCAAGGCCGGCTCACAAGGATACAAGTGGTCTTCTGATGG TTCTGGCACATATGAAATTCAAGAAGCAGATGGAGTTCCCATTGGTACAAAAATAGTTGTCTATTTGAAGACAGACTGCAGAGAGTTTGCTGATGATGACACAGTCCAAA acaTTATCAAGAAATACAGCAACTTTGTAAGCAGCCCCATCTTCTTGAATACTGAGCAAGTCAACTCtattaag CCATTGTGGTTAATGGAGCCCAAAGAAGTAACTCAGGAACAACACATTGAGTTTTACAAATTTATCAGTAACTCATATGACAAGCCCAGGTTCACCCTGCATTACAAAACAGATGCCCCACTGAGCATCAGGTCCATCCTTTATGTACCTGAAGGAAAACCAGGACTGTTTGAACTGTCTCGAGATTCTGATGTAGGAGTAGCTTTGTACTCTAGGAAAATACTGATCAAAAGCAAGGCTGAAAACATCTTGCCCAAGTGGTTGAGATTTGTTAAAG GTGTGGTGGATTCCGAAGACATTCCATTGAATCTTAGCAGAGAACTGTTGCAAAATAGTGCTCTCAttgt gAAACTGAAGTCTGTACTCACTAATcgttttattaagtttatggTGGACATGTCACAAAAAGATGTCGCCGGATATGAAGCCTTCTACAAAGATTACTCTATATTTTTGAAGGAGGGAATTGTCACTAGTCAAAGTCCATTAGAGAGA GAGGAAATTTCCAAACTATTGCGCTTCGAGTCATCCAAACTGGGCAATGGTGTGAGGACTTCACTCTCTGAATATATCACACGTCAGAAGGAAGATCAGAGAACTATTTACTATTTGGCAGCGCCTAG TCGTGAATTGGCTGAAACATCACCCTATTACGAGTCACTGAAGAAGCGTGATGTCGAGGTGTTGTTCTGTTACGAGATGTACGACGAGTTGGTGCTGCTCGAGCTGAAAGAGTTTGGCAACAGAAAGTTAGTCTCCGTCGAGAATGACATGCAGACCGATCCAGCTGATCAAGCCGATACCATTATTG GAAGTGAAACTCTCCAGCAATCGCAAGTCGATGAACTAGTTTCATTCTTGAAGTCAAACCTGGCTGGTAAAGTGTTTGAAGTACGCACAACACAAAAGCTGGACTCACACCCGTGTGTCATCACGGTACAGGAAATGGCAGCAGCACGTCATTTTATACGAACCCAAGCACAAAGTCTCAGCGAAGAGAACAGGTTCGCGCTGTTGAGACCCCACCTGGAAATAAACGCCAA ACACCCAATTATTAAGAAGCTACACAAACTTCTTTCCACCGACAAGGAGTTGGCTGACATGGTAGCTCAACAGTTGTTCTCCAATGCCATGGTCACCGCAGGACTGGTGATGGACCCCAGAAACCTGATAACACACATCAATGATCTTCTAGTTAAGGCTttagaaaaacattaa